The DNA window TGTATCGTTACTCTAAAAGCaataaaaataagtattttctcatcGATTGATCAAAATTGGACTTGAGCTAAGACAGAGTAGGCGCGGGCCTAAAGCCCACCCACAAGGACCAAATAATTTTATTGCTACCTAAAGTGTAATTAGTTTCAGGGTCGGCCCAGTAATTGACTACTCGTTACTAAAAGTAAATCATGTAAATAAATCatcgaaaatatttaaagagtAATGATATGTGCATACTAAAATATTACACCGAGTAATGTAACATTGCTTGTTCGCCTTAACTAAATATGATTCGTTGAATTATAATGTCGCGTTTTGGTGCATATTTTGTGTGAAAAAATACCGAAAAAATAAACATGTCGTGTTGAAGAATTAGGTATAGTAAAAACAGAGTGAAAATCCAAGTGAAGTGAGTGTTTTTTTACCTCTTCAACATTGACATCAGAAGCAGTAACACCAGGCTGAGCTTTACCACTAAACACAATTTCAGCAGAGACTTCATCAGGTTTTACAATGCCACCACtgatactaatatatatattttcttcatcAGTTTTCAATGGATAAATATACAAGTTCCTCAAGACTGGTGTTAGAACTCTTAGAACTGGGTTTTTCGGGTACCATTCCTTCACTTCTCCGGTTCGAAGATCGAATGTGCTCTCAGTTGATGGGCAAACTATACATCCATCCTtttaaaacaacaacaacaacaacaaaagtacaatattTAAATACATATACAAGATAGGGTCAGATTTGAGCTAAGGCGAGCTAGTATCAGGAGTATTGGTAACTTAATTCTTCTCTTTACAGAGTGGAAAAtgtaaaaaaagtgaaaattttgacataaaaaattagtaaatgTTGATACAACACCTTTTGTAATTGTACTCTAATACACAATAACAAATTAAGATGTAAActgacataaaaaaatattatcactttgataattaataatgaaatatatttttcaaagaaataaTGACAATTAAAgaaagagaaatgttaaagggcACCAGTAGTGCCTAACACCCTCTTATGTGTCAATATTgttattggtccaactaagtatcggatctcatataatttaatataatagcttttagggagtatcgctaaccaatcgcaacgtgacatgtcgagatggtgctaggcaccactagtgcctaatagcaatgctcttaaaGAAAGTGTATTGAAGAACCAAATAAAAGAGTTGCCTTAATTGTGTACTAGATCAACACAATATGTACCAAATTCGACACAAATTTTAACACACTATTAAATAAGCTAACTACAGTTAACTTAGGCTCTAAATTAAACACCAACAGATGGTACTATCACTATGTGATGTTTCGAGAATGGTTAGTGATAttctattataattattattagaatAAATATGATTCCAAATACTTAATTATAGTTAGTAATGCCTATTAGTATTTAAGACcatatacttaattataattagtgGTGCCTATTGGTAGTTGGGTAAATAATTACttgaaaaatgaaaagaaattttACCACTGCATCAAAATCAAACTACAACATTTAACTTAGGCTTATAATTTTGTTTAGTAAATCACATTAAACATAACATTTATCTAATTATTAAGTTTAATATAAACACTACAAATTACTTAAACATAAGATTTAATTATATGGTGGGATTAACTTAGACTTTATAGTTACTATCAAAACAGATGtaagacccgatacttaattataatTAGCGGTGTCTAtgaggggcattttggtaaattaattactaacctGAGTAAGCTTGGCATTAAGTAAACCTTCACTATAAGCACCCTCAGCAGGAGACCTATTTTCAATAGCAAACAACTGATTTTTATACCACAAAAGAAGAATGGTCTCTCCATCTTGAATAATCACTCTTCTCTCTCCTTTAGGCAGAGCAGAGAGTGGAACCACAGGGATCCAATTCTCTCCTCTCCCACCTGAAGATGAAGATTCCTCTGCAACTGAAACCTCAGCAGCCTTACATGTGAGTTGTCTTGGTGATTTTACTGAAATACCCCTCTTGGAGTTTTTGAGTGTGAAGACATGGGAAATGGTTTTTTGAACAACCCCAAATGATAAAGATTGGATCTTTGGTGGGGTTTTGATGTTGTTGTGTCTGTTGAAAGTGGGTGTGTATGAAGAAGATGAGCTTGCTGCAACTATGGCTGAGGAAGACATTGTTTGGtatagaaagaaaaagaagaagaaagagttttaagtgtaaattttggGTTTTGAAAGTGTGGACATGATTGCATAGCTACTAAGATACAGATAGAGTCTTTATTGGCTTGTTTTTACTTATGATGGAGTTGCATTTGCCACGTCACCTCTTTACCTTCTAGCCACTaattaaaagttttttttaaaaaaaaaaaataaaaataaatagaaatatgtatataaattagtaGTAGAATTTGAGGTTAAAATTGATAGGTAGTTCATTTTGTtatatttaacttttttttttttaaatacgagtgattaaataaaagagaaaattaGACTTCATGGTCATTATAAAGGAGTTCAGCAGGAATGGCGGACGGATTCACAATACCTGTTAAGTTCTGGGCAAACGCCCATTTAGCCACATTATGTGCCGCAAATTACACAAACGAGGAATAAACGAAAAATTACAAGATAAAAAGTTTTCATGTATCCATGTAATGTCTTTGGGTCAAAAATTATTGTGTAGTTTGTTTAATTGCACTTATTAAGTttctatataaattttttatatagttattttgttataatattaatttgtttACTAACTCATTAATTGTGTATAAAATGTGTAACAATTGAGATTATTACACTAATTATGAATTACATAAGTATTTTTTGTTGCTTaaaatttttacataaaaatttaaatttaataaaataaactagaaTTTAAGCAGCTTAGAGGAAAAGCTTAGAGGAAGAGATTTCCGCTCCTTCTTGTTCCGTTACCCCAACTCCGGCGCCGGTTGTAGATCTGGCGTCGGAATCTGGCGAGTCTCAACCGGATCTGGGTTATCTTTTAGAAGCTTCTGATGATGAGTTCGGTTTACCGCCTTCTAATTCTGGTGAAGATGttttgaaggaagaagagactGAGTTGGTCCGAGTTGAGTCTGGTTCTTCTGGAATCGTGGTCATGTTGCATATGTCCTCGTTCTCCATGACGGCAATGCTGATCGAATTCGAGATTCGGCTAAGGAATGTGGGTTGGCTCGGATCGGCGGTCATGGGATTTCTGTAGATGAGTTACGGTCGATGTTGTTTCGTGGTGGCGAGTGGAATGGGAATAAGAATCAGGAAGAGGAGATGTTGTGGTGGGTTTCTTGTTCTCCGTCTGAATGGACGGAATGGTTTGGGTGCCGATGGTGTCGATGAATCCTGAAGCTCTCATCGCTGAAGCCCAAGCTCTGTGCAGTTGTCGGCAGTGTCATGGTGGTTTAGGTTTGTCGTCGGTTGCCATTGCTGGTTGCGCACATGATTAGTGGCTGAAGTGGGAGTCCGTTTTTCTTGGGTGACGGCGACTTGGCATTTTGTAACtgttttctattattattcttattattattattattattattactacttaaataaatgttttaagattttatttaaaattttctcaaaaaaaaaaaaagattttatttaaaataagggtaatttaattatttatttatttattttttatttatttttttttatcaaattttttaaattaatttttttccccaaaataaaatattatttatatacattatttttgtaacGACTTCTTTTAAAATTCTACTATTTGTAGTATaagaattattgttttaatattttactCATTTTAATTTACTCataatgttaattttaatatcatatctattgaattatatttttaactgttttatttttcttataatattacttcttaacaatatttatttatttatttatttatttattattattttttaaaaaaaaaaaaaaactatatttttcaccatattttattttattttatttatttatttattgtatataaaGAAGagttatattatgttcttacaTTTTCTCAGTTTGTTAGTGTATTTTCATtgtgttatgtttttttgtgttatatattttttaagtgtaTAAATTTGTAGAGACATTAAAGATTATTGGAAGATCAGTGAAGATCATTAGATaagttttcttcatattttaattgctctataagtatttatatgttgaaatttttatttttaaatttggtttatttttttatataagttGATTTCTtactttatttatcttttttggtttttttgtaGGTTGTTTGTCTATACTTCAAAACACTAAAAGTTCACATATTGCAGAAGATCTGAACTCATTGGTTACTTCTTAGTCATTCGAGCAGAAGCTTTAGTCTTAATGATAGTTTTTTTGCTACTTTGCTTTCCAGTTTTCCTAAGGCATCCCTAGTTCATGTTCATTTCTCATGAATTAGTTGTGCATGCACTTAGGGTGGATGGTGATTTAGCTTAGATCGATGATTATATatcttttcttatttatttgtattaaaCTCTTGGTTGTCGTTAATAAGAGTttaaatgtaataaaataaactagaaTTTTTGTCACCAAACCAAAcctttttatagtttttttaagGATCCTTTTTATAGTTACAGAATTAAAAAAAGGATTGTTATAAATAGATATGATTTTGGGTGATTTAATTTTTTCCTACATAAAAAACCTCCACTCCAAATAATTTTATTGAGACATCATTTTTATAGTTttgaaatatttctaattaggattttttttttttttgtgtactaAATCATACGTTTGGATTCAAAAAAATTCATTCAATTCTATTTGATTTTACATTAAATTTAACGTGACGATTATTTACATACTAAATCAGGGGCAAACCCATATGAAGGCGAGACGAGACAATCGTCTcttaaaaaaattggaaaaaaaatgtatatacaaTTTAGTTAATTACGAgatatatttgtaataaaaaagatatttatagacataatattaattttagtgtAATGATTAAATTATATTACATATACAATAGAGGCCAATGGTTCAATTCCATAAAGAGCATTTTGTCATTCCTCACTTTAAATCGTAAGCCCACCACTATACTAAATTGTAGCTCAAAATTTTCATCTATGTCACACATACagtcttaataattttttgaaaaaaattaataatttaaaagttcataagcacaaaaaaattataattgtcctaaaaataatattataatagaatctaaattattcaaaaataataatatatatttttcaaacaattttttgttatatacaattactaaaataataatatattttttttagtaaatagcagcataagtacccaaaatgTTAAGTTTGTAAGCGTCATAAATATAATGGTTATTTTTAGCGGTATAAGTAGCacatgtttgtaaaactgtaattttcttttaattttgtcagtacagactttgttttgaatttattaaagagAATATACTTATTTTGTACTTCCGTTTTTATGAAAAACATATTTGGTACCctgtatttttaataatacttaattggtACCTATATTCAAATTGTAAATATTTGGTACtctaaagtaaaaaaattattcaacacAATTTTATCAATTTAACCAAACAGTtctcaattatatataattaaataattaaatttgaacaAGAGGGGCGGAACCATGGAACCATGGTAGAAGCTTTCAAGAAGGGAAAGGTTGGGTATGTCCAACCCGAAATTGCTGAGATCATAGGCATCAAAGAAGCTTTGAGTTGGATTGCAACTCATCCATAGGACAATGTAGTGTTAGAAACGGATAGTTTGGTGTGTGTCCAAACAATCCaaagtaatatttttatgtcCTCACAGTTTGGTCTTATTGTTCAAGATGTTAGGAATTTActtttggctttatcttttgttgagttatgttttgttaaacgatctgcaaacaagttggctcattgcttggcaagagactcttgtttctctaTAGGTTGTGTGCTTTAGTTGGAGGATTGTTCTTCTAGAGTGCGTTCTATTATTTTGAAcgagtttattaattaataaatctcttttttattcaaaaaaaaaataattaaatttgaatttagaattcataaaattttaatctGTTTAATtgtattgataaaattttatcaaaaaaattcaaatttaaggtactatatatgtatgaatttaaaatataagatacTAAATAAGTATTATTCAAAATATAGGGTATCTAGCTTTTATTACAGGATAATAAGGCTCtttattaaaagaatatttgAAAGTAATCGATacagtatattttttatttagatcTAATAAAGATTTTATATGTGACATGTttaagataataaaaaaatttatatttacaaaattaaaaatacaattataattttataaatattaatacttatggcattaaaaataaatattaatttttttttagccatttattatcattattttttgaaaactaccaaaataataataataatagaatccCAAACTAAAAACCTTTCTTCAACCTCTATTAACTACATTACAGAGTAGATAGAGTACAGAGTGAGTGTAGCTCTTCTTCTCCAACCGCCGAGACCGTGAAAAGTCCCAGAGGATTACACCTTGCATCTGTAAGAACCCTTAATGACAACCCCTTGTGCTTGTTTTCTACTCTCAAGAATGAATTTTTATCACACtcaaatctctttctctctaaaaACCCACCCAAAATCACACCCTTTTTCCCATTATTATTTCATTTCAATTTCCTTTCTGTTGGTTTTGTTTGCAgcttttcatttttcattttactattttttaataaattatcttcttcttcttctgtttGGTTGAGAAAATTCATTAGAGCTatcaattttgttttgtttttttacatGGGTATGTCAAATTCTCTATTGCTTTCcagtattttgtttaataaactAAAGT is part of the Cannabis sativa cultivar Pink pepper isolate KNU-18-1 chromosome 5, ASM2916894v1, whole genome shotgun sequence genome and encodes:
- the LOC115717164 gene encoding uncharacterized protein LOC115717164; this encodes MSSSAIVAASSSSSYTPTFNRHNNIKTPPKIQSLSFGVVQKTISHVFTLKNSKRGISVKSPRQLTCKAAEVSVAEESSSSGGRGENWIPVVPLSALPKGERRVIIQDGETILLLWYKNQLFAIENRSPAEGAYSEGLLNAKLTQDGCIVCPSTESTFDLRTGEVKEWYPKNPVLRVLTPVLRNLYIYPLKTDEENIYISISGGIVKPDEVSAEIVFSGKAQPGVTASDVNVEEVRMVVDESSGGFGFTGKNEIINGKAAVIGFLLLLDFELLTGKGILKGTGFLDFIYSISNALQ
- the LOC133038049 gene encoding uncharacterized protein LOC133038049, with the translated sequence MADGFTIPVKFWRKSLEEEISAPSCSVTPTPAPVVDLASESGESQPDLGYLLEASDDEFGLPPSNSGEDVLKEEETELVRVESGSSGIVVMLHMSSFSMTAMLIEFEIRLRNVGWLGSAVMGFL